One window from the genome of Hemitrygon akajei chromosome 4, sHemAka1.3, whole genome shotgun sequence encodes:
- the rnf103 gene encoding E3 ubiquitin-protein ligase RNF103 isoform X1 produces the protein MWLKLFFLLLYFLVLFVLARFFEAIVWYETGVFATKLVDPVALSFKKLRTILECRGICYAGLPEKKDVRELVQKSGDLMEGELYSALREEEASESTASTNFNGEMHFYEQVEDTKDGIWLVQVVAKDKDPLLGKDQWHKMVKKVSQFGIRTGAFNCSSDPKYCSKRDWLKSTLIMSIPQTNTSKGKVMLKEYRGRRIEVEHIFKWINTHVASRIKTIRSPDQLMEEWNKSDRYHVKIYLFASLDQPPAFYSVLSVKFTGRVEFIFVDVQKWNSDRYMKEIGVDQFPAYIVKTPEGIYKYGNTTGEFISHHAMDVFLRSLQPEVNDLFVLSLVLVNLMAWMDLFITQGATIKRFVVLISTLGTYNSLLIMSWLPIIGFLQLPYLESFYEYSLKFLRYANTTTLASWVRADWTFYSSHPALFLSTYLGHGLLIDYFEKKRRRNNNEDEVNVNNLEWLSSLWDWYTSYLFHPIASFQHYPHNLDWEEDPNLLLERLAFPDLWLHPLIPTDYIKNLPTWRFKTIAGHSEDEVSESWHETDSDSESESHDVCNKSRVNDSEEASGLQTLAEGKVQTSEETNTCEVNSGNACQCTPKSHRNTNITEADEPDWSTWPSNMLHCSECVVCLENFQNGCLIMGLPCGHVFHQQCIVVWLAGGRHCCPVCRWASYKKKHCFIR, from the exons GGCCCGGTTTTTCGAAGCCATCGTCTGGTACGAGACCGGAGTCTTCGCCACGAAGTTGGTAGACCCAGTGGCGTTGAGCTTCAAGAAGCTGCGGACGATCCTAGAGTGTAGAGGCATCTGCTACGCTGGCCTGCCCGAGAAGAAAGATGTCAGGGAGCTGGTGCAGAAATCAG GTGATTTGATGGAGGGCGAGCTTTATTCTGCACTTCGTGAAGAGGAAGCTTCAGAATCTACTGCCAGCACTAACTTCAATGGCGAGATGCATTTCTATGAGCAGGTGGAAGACACTAAAGATGGAATATGGCTGGTCCAA GTTGTGGCTAAAGATAAGGATCCTTTATTGGGCAAGGATCAATGGCACAAGATGGTGAAGAAAGTGTCCCAGTTTGGTATACGTACAGGAGCTTTCAATTGTTCAAGTGACCCCAA ATACTGTAGCAAGCGAGATTGGTTGAAATCTACACTCATAATGTCCATTCCACAAACTAACACTTCAAAAGGGAAAGTAATGCTTAAAGAGTATCGTGGGCGAAGGATTGAAGTTGAGCACATTTTTAAATGGATAAACACCCATGTGGCATCTCGGATTAAAACAATCAGAAGTCCTGATCAGTTGATGGAAGAATGGAATAAAAGTGATCGATACCATGTAAAGATCTATTTGTTTGCAAGCCTTGACCAGCCACCTGCTTTCTACTCTGTTCTCAGTGTAAAATTTACAGGACGTGTGGAGTTCATTTTCGTTGATGTTCAGAAGTGGAACAGTGACAGATACATGAAGGAGATTGGTGTTGATCAATTCCCAGCATATATCGTGAAAACTCCTGAAGGTATCTATAAATATGGAAACACTACAGGGGAGTTTATATCACATCATGCAATGGATGTATTTCTCCGATCATTACAGCCTGAAGTAAATGATCTCTTTGTCTTGAGTCTAGTTCTTGTTAATTTAATGGCATGGATGGACTTATTTATAACACAAGGTGCCACAATAAAGCGATTTGTGGTTCTTATAAGCACACTAGGTACTTATAACTCCTTATTAATAATGTCCTGGCTGCCCATAATAGGATTTTTGCAGTTACCGTATTTGGAAAGCTTTTATGAATATAGTTTAAAGTTTCTGCGGTACGCCAACACAACCACTTTAGCTTCTTGGGTTCGAGCTGATTGGACTTTCTATTCATCTCATCCTGCTCTATTTCTCAGCACGTACCTGGGCCACGGTTTGTTAATAGATTACTTTGAGAAAAAGCGAAGACGTAACAATAATGAAGATGAGGTAAATGTGAATAACCTTGAATGGCTGTCAAGCCTGTGGGACTGGTATACCAGCTACTTGTTCCATCCAATTGCTTCATTTCAGCACTATCCTCATAATTTAGATTGGGAGGAAGATCCCAATTTGTTGTTGGAAAGACTTGCATTCCCGGATCTGTGGCTACATCCATTAATACCAACAGATTACATAAAGAACCTACCAACATGGCGATTTAAAACTATTGCAGGGCATTCTGAAGATGAAGTAAGTGAAAGCTGGCATGAGACTGACAGTGATTCTGAAAGTGAAAGCCATGATGTGTGCAATAAATCAAGGGTAAATGATAGTGAAGAGGCAAGTGGGCTCCAGACACTTGCAGAAGGAAAGGTGCAAACTAGTGAAGAAACCAATACCTGTGAAGTAAATTCTGGCAATGCATGTCAGTGCACACCAAAATCACACAGAAACACAAACATCACTGAAGCTGATGAACCAGATTGGTCTACCTGGCCCAGTAACATGCTCCATTGCTCAGAATGTGTGGTGTGCCTGGAGAATTTTCAGAATGGTTGCTTAATAATGGGACTACCCTGTGGTCATGTGTTCCATCAGCAATGTATTGTGGTCTGGTTAGCAGGAGGACGACATTGTTGCCCTGTATGCAGATGGGCTTCATACAAAAAGAAGCATTGTTTCATCAGATAA